From one Henningerozyma blattae CBS 6284 chromosome 1, complete genome genomic stretch:
- the ROT1 gene encoding Rot1p (similar to Saccharomyces cerevisiae ROT1 (YMR200W); ancestral locus Anc_6.294), translating to MLYLSFLLPLALVNAIDTTSSSASSSSADVSSASSDASSSSPSPTVDVQDLQQQLEGTWSSKSNQVFTGPGFFDPIDELLIEPSLPGISYSFTSDGFWEQATYQVSGNPKNPKCPAAALVWQHGKYDILDNGTMILTPFKEDGRMLVSDPCTDNGTSTYMRYNSSITFQAVTVSLDDYHGMYKLQIYQFDGSPMQPLYLAYRPPMMLPTQAINSASSSNSTSKRSLRDLVKRNLQNKYKTNASKTSSFVDSNIFWYISTGMLCLGSIIFLLS from the coding sequence ATGTTATATCTTTCGTTCCTATTACCTTTGGCTCTCGTTAATGCCATCGACACTACATCATCTAGTGCATCCTCATCATCTGCAGATGTATCCTCTGCATCCTCAGACGCATCCTCTTCCTCCCCCTCTCCTACTGTCGATGTACAAGACCTACAACAACAACTAGAAGGTACTTGGTCCTCCAAATCAAACCAAGTATTTACAGGCCCTGGCTTCTTTGATCCTATAGATGAACTGCTAATCGAGCCTTCTTTACCAGGTATTTCATATTCTTTTACATCTGACGGGTTCTGGGAACAAGCTACTTATCAAGTTTCAGGAAACCCAAAGAATCCAAAATGTCCTGCCGCTGCCTTAGTCTGGCAACATGGTAAATACGATATACTAGATAACGGTACAATGATCCTAACTCCTTTCAAAGAAGACGGTAGAATGCTAGTGTCTGATCCATGCACTGATAACGGTACCTCCACTTATATGAGATACAATTCTTCTATTACTTTCCAAGCTGTTACAGTCTCCTTGGATGATTACCATGGTATGTACAAGTtacaaatatatcaatTTGATGGATCTCCTATGCAACCATTATATTTAGCATACAGACCTCCTATGATGCTACCTACACAAGCTATAAACTCAGCATCCTCATCAAATTCAACTTCAAAGAGATCTTTAAGAGATCTTGTCAAGAGAAATTtgcaaaataaatataagacAAACGCATCAAAGACTTCTTCGTTTGTAGACTCAAATATCTTCTGGTACATCTCAACAGGGATGCTTTGTCTAGGTTCAATCATCTTCCTACTTAGCTAA